In Euphorbia lathyris chromosome 9, ddEupLath1.1, whole genome shotgun sequence, the following are encoded in one genomic region:
- the LOC136205995 gene encoding cinnamoyl-CoA reductase 1-like, protein MAPAASFNDSSTTVCVMDASGVLGTSLVHTLLHRGYTVHASVQNHDKLNYFEERENLKVFYSDPFDFQSIMDALKGCCGLFYSFEPPADQPTYDEMMADVEVRAAHNVLEACAQTDTIYKVVFTSSATALLWSNDRDKALDVDERNWSDINFCRKFKLWHGMSKAVAEKTAWALAMDRGINMVSINGGLIMSDDVTITNPYLKGAAEMYEDGVFVTVDLRFIVDAHICVFENVGSYGRYLCFNNVITSNQDALTLANQLLPQPQPQSQSASCFEDTRVYQQRISNKKLNKLMVDFDTQLLLQ, encoded by the exons ATGGCTCCAGCTGCTTCTTTCAATGATTCTTCAACTACAGTTTGTGTAATGGATGCTTCTGGTGTTTTAGGCACCTCTCTTGTTCATACCCTTTTACACAGAGGCTATACTGTTCATGCTTCTGTCCAAAATCATG ATAAATTGAATTATTTTGAAGAGAGGGAGAATTTAAAAGTATTCTATTCAGACCCATTTGATTTCCAAAGCATAATGGATGCATTGAAGGGATGTTGTGGCTTGTTCTATTCCTTTGAACCTCCAGCAGATCAGCCCACTTATGAT GAAATGATGGCAGATGTAGAAGTAAGAGCAGCACATAATGTGTTAGAAGCATGTGCACAAACAGATACAATATACAAAGTAGTATTCACCTCCTCTGCTACAGCTCTTTTATGGAGTAATGATAGAGATAAGGCTCTTGATGTTGATGAAAGAAATTGGAGTGATATTAATTTCTGCAGGAAATTCAAG TTATGGCATGGGATGTCAAAGGCAGTAGCAGAGAAGACAGCTTGGGCACTAGCTATGGACCGTGGGATAAACATGGTGAGCATAAACGGGGGTTTGATAATGAGTGATGATGTTACAATTACAAATCCATACTTAAAAGGAGCAGCTGAAATGTATGAAGATGGTGTGTTTGTGACAGTAGATTTAAGGTTCATAGTTGATGCACATATTTGTGTATTTGAAAATGTTGGTTCCTATGGAAGGTATCTTTGCTTTAACAATGTCATCACTTCCAATCAAGATGCTCTTACCCTTGCTAACCAACTATTGCCTCAACCTCAGCCTCAGTCTCAATCTGCTTCTTG CTTTGAAGATACAAGAGTATATCAACAGAGGATAAGCAACAAGAAACTAAATAAATTGATGGTTGATTTTGACACTCAACTTCTCCTACAATAG
- the LOC136205994 gene encoding uncharacterized protein: MWVEILCGLIVYKLFRRFFSDADDLLQIETSDTSALFTVSNRLEKLSGGKVYVGLRIPDADTGSRQDVDMVLVTRGETVVVSVKNLSGLVSIRGDGSWVCEGKHKAEPHPDPVEEVKKQTSVLESYLEQRGVALPEGYLSYKVVLPNPKFWTIHPNDFPSEVITYDQWVQLKPETKNMFSGWIKGAFRSGKKDMQESIHEKLNFVLGTAPMWDRLELKGSKYILGEFVEFKGKQEDVAALRNIKRSKVGRLEVQKTSMLGFAPSRLQVLYSPRDYRSEGSSGSEWKEASVRSSTEVVFQPANTKKVKKFKLSSVTSMSLSA; this comes from the exons ATGTGGGTGGAGATCCTCTGCGGTCTAATCGTGTACAAGTTGTTCCGTCGTTTCTTCTCCGACGCAGACGATCTTTTGCAGATCGAAACCTCCGATACCAGCGCGCTTTTCACGGTTTCTAATAG ACTTGAGAAGCTTTCCGGAGGAAAGGTTTATGTGGGACTTCGAATTCCAGATGCTGATACCGGTTCACGACAGGATGTCGACATGGTGCTTGTTACCAGAGG GGAAACAGTTGTGGTTTCTGTCAAAAATCTCTCCGGTTTAGTATCAATTAGAGGGGATGGAAGCTGGGTATGTGAAGGTAAACACAAGGCAGAGCCTCATCCTGATCCA GTGGAGGAGGTAAAGAAACAAACTTCAGTTCTTGAATCATACCTTGAACAAAGGGGAGTTGCCCTACCAGAAGGATATTTGTCTTACAAAGTTGTGCTTCCCAATCCAAAGTTCTG GACCATCCATCCCAACGATTTCCCATCTGAGGTTATTACCTATGATCAATGGGTACAACTGAAACCAGAAACCAAAAATATGTTTTCTGGTTGGATTAAGGGTGCTTTTCGTAGTGGGAAGAAAGATATGCAGGAATCTATACATGAGAAGCTTAACTTTGTTCTTGGGACAGCTCCAATGTGGGATAG GTTGGAGCTTAAAGGTAGCAAATATATCCTGGGAGAATTTGTCGAGTTTAAAGGGAAGCAAGAAGATGTTGCAGCTTTGAGAAACATCAAGAGATCAAAAGTTGGTCGTCTTGAAGTCCAAAAGACAAGCATGCTTGGTTTCG CTCCTTCAAGGCTTCAAGTATTGTATTCTCCTCGGGACTATCGAAGTGAGGGCAGTTCGGGTTCTGAGTGGAAAGAAGCATCTGTAAGGTCAAGTACTGAGGTTGTATTTCAGCCAGCAAATACCAAAAAAGTCAAGAAATTCAAGCTCTCGTCTGTTACTTCCATGTCACTCAGTGCCTGA